The Bubalus bubalis isolate 160015118507 breed Murrah chromosome 21, NDDB_SH_1, whole genome shotgun sequence genome segment acaGGGTGATATCTTGAGGCTTCTATTAACTGGTAAATATTCATTATATCAATCCTTTGAGAACTCAAAGacaattttgccttttatttcagtatttacaCAAAGCTCTTTCTCAACAATGTCACCTCCTGTGTACCATTCTTACCGTGATCTGGGTCCCTTGGTTGCCTGCACACGGTTTAGGAGGCGCTTTCAGCTTTCCATCTGAGTAATGAGCTCTATCAGAAAACATAAGAGATACTGGTAGCTAATAGAGAATAGATACTTCTCCAAAGAGTAAAAAAGTAAGTTACATCAACAACAGATTAAAATATAGCCATGTTATATGTTGTCTGAGTTACCAGCTTCCTCCCTTTTTCTACTTCCATAACCATCCTAAATGGGTACCAAACAAGCGGGGAAAAGATccctatttttttgtttgtttaccaaTTACTGCATTTTTGGTTTCTGAGTTCTGGGCTACAAACAAAAGTTTTGCCACTGCCTAAGATGACAGtaacatttttttcaataattctgCAATCATTTATTAAAGGGCTATCATGTATCAGGCCTGTAAACACCCTGAAATAGAGACAGGCCTTGGGAGGTTCTTGATTTAGTGAGGGGACAGATTGTTTCCTGAAGTGTGGAACAAGATCCCAAGTGGTCCAGAGAAGGAAAACACTGAGCCTGGGGTAGGGTGGGAGGAAGTGTCACAGAAGAGATGACACTTCACCTGGGCCCTTGACTGCTGTCTTCTCAAGTGGAGAGGGCAGGAAGTCCATCCAGGAAGGGAAAAGATAGACAAAAGCACAGAAGCTTTAGAATACATAGCAGCGCAGCTGTGGGGACAGGCTGGGAAGATGGACTGAGCATCTGGGGAGCGCACGAGCTGCTATGACGAAGATTCTGGAAGATTATGGATTTCATCCTGCCACACAGGGGAAGCTATAGAGGTCCCAAGCAGGGGCAGAACACTCCAGAGGCAAAGAAATGGAGTTTGTGCCCCAGGCTATTTCAGAAGACATTCACTCACAAGCGCCTCCCCCGTTTGTGAGAAGAGATTCTAATCATATCAGCAGCCAGGTCCTAGGGCTGTTGCAATTTGCATCTAGTCAACCCCCTTCAGCGCCAAGTGCTGCAGCTGAAACGCTCCATCATCCATGACAGCACACACTCATCTGTGGAAGAGGGCTGAGAACAGGCAGAACTGCCCTCGGTTGAAGCTGTTTTCTATATAAACTAACACTCTGTatggtaagaaaaaaattctttttggcaGGAATTAGATTTGAATACACATCTTTCACTAGTAATGGCCAACAGTTATGAGAGCAAAGGCATGATTTTGATCCCTTGAATCCCCTTCCTGTTCTGCGCCAGCACAAGAGACAGCCAGTGGACACCTGTGGGAAGGAATCCACAGCAGCACTCATGTGTGgctggactatgccaaagcctttgactatgtggatcacgataaactgtggaaaattcttcaagagatgggactaccagaccacctgacctgcctcttgagaaatctgtatgcaggtcaggaagcaacagttagaactggacatggaacaacagactggttccaaataggaaaaggagtacgacaaggctgtatattgtcaccctgcttatttaacttatatgcagagtacatcatgagaaacgctggactggaagaagcacaagctggaatcaagattgctgggagaaatatcaacaacctcagatatgcagatgacaccacccttatggcagaaagtgaagaggaactcaaaagcctcttgatgaaagtgaaagtggagagtgaaaaagctggattaaagctcaacattcagaaaacaaagatcatggcatccggtcccatcacttcatgggaaatagatggggaaacaatggaaacagtgtcagactttattcttctgggctccaaaatcactgcagatggtgactgcagccatgaaattaaagacgcttactccttggaaggaaagttatgaccaacctagatagcatattcaaaagcagagacattactttgccaacaaaggtccatctagtcaaggctatggtttttccagtggtcatgtatggatgtgaaagttggactgtgaagaaggctgagcgccgaagaattcatgcttttgaactgtggtgttggagaagactcttgagagtccctgggactgcaaggagatccaaccgtccattctgaaggagatcagccctgggatttctttggagggaatgatgctaaagctgaaactccagtactttggccatctcatgcgaagagttgactcactggaaaagatcctgatgctgggagggattgggggcaggaggagacggggacgacagaggatgagatggctggatggcatcactgacttgatggatgtgagtctgggtgaactctgggagttggtgatagacagggaggcctggcgtgctgcgattcatggggtcgcaaagagtcggacacaactgagccactgaactgaactgaactgaaggagtcaCAATCCTCTGGCACCCCAGCCACAGCCGCGTAATTAGGCCAAAGCCATGCCTTGCTGAAGGGCCAAGGGGCAGAGTGACATCACAGCTCCCACTGACTCAGCCCTCCTCAGCGTAACAGACACGGTGCTAGGCACTTGTAATCTGTTACAGCGGACCTTTCACAAGTTCATGAAGGAAGATTATTACTTACAACCACCCCTTTGGATTACCAACTAAtccaaagggaggaaagaaaatgttCCCAAGATCTAGGCAAAAAAAGGTAACATTCGTGTTTAGACAGGATTACATTGAGTTGCAGGACAAAGCATGTTTCGGGATGAATCTATACGCTAAGCAGAGGCCAGCACTATACCTGAATGCACACTTCCCGTCAGCTGTTTTGGTTGTAATGGTGACGTGAGCCACGTGGCTTATGCTGGCCAAAGCCTAAGGAAGCAAAGGACATGGAGTGAAAGAAACGCCCACTCCTGGGTCACCCCCATCTCGCATTAAGGGAGAAGTTACCTAAATTGCCTCTTCTGTATTGTATTAACAAATGGCAACAATGAGCACTCTGCTCACTCATTTGATgacacgttaaaaaaaaaaggaagctatcAAATGGAATCTACAGCACAATTACTagaacaaaaggggaaaaaatatatacatataaaagtcctaaaagaaaacacaaccaAGAATTAATGTTAACAGCAACTGTGTTCAGGTGTAGAGTTATAGGCATATTTAATATTCTCAATGACTTGTCTTCTAACAATTTTAAAGCTGCCTTCAGAAATAGGATAATGGAATCACTCCAAATTGACAGTGTTGTAAACTGTATTCAAAACTGTTTTCTGTAAGCAATTTtatgtttagaaataaaaatttttaattatgcaATTAAGacgaaacaaattttttttaaaatgactatttttcCCCCTGAAAATCAAGATTGATTCACTGGCCCTTTGGAACCTGTATCTCCTTTCACAGGACATCACAGCATAAAAAAAACACAACCTAAGCATTGTGATATGTGACAACATCTAAGCAGACAGTAAATGCAGGGGTGGCAGCTTCAGTTCATTAACAAGGACCATGGCTCAGGCTCAGAGATTACTAGGTCCTagctggatttccctggtgaacTGTGATAAGCTAACTTCCACTcagttcagtctgactcttttcaaccccaaggactatagcccgccaggctcctctgtccacaggattctccaggcaagaatattggagtaagttgccattgccttcttgagactcttcctgacccagggatcaaacccaggtctccagcattgcaggcagattctttactatctgagctataGAGAAGTCctaattttcattattaaatatgtAAACGATTttgagacttgatttttttttaatgattttgagATTTGGATAAGGAAGGACATGAAATACATGCAAAACTACAACACTACCCAACACCATGAAGAAAGCAAGCCACTGGCAGATGATCCAGCTGCTTCAGGGGCCTTTGTACAGGCACTGGGGGAAGAGGATaacagcacagactctggagtcaAACTGCCAGGGCTCAGTTCCCCATTCTGCCACTTTCCAGCTGTGCACTCCAGCCACACTTCTTAAAGTCTGAGTGTCAGTTTCCCAGTATATCAAACAGGGCAATAATAATAGAACCTACTCTTTCAGAGTTGTCAAGTGTGAAAGGGTTAATACATACAAAGGGCTGAGAACCATGGATGGCACATAGCAATCCCTCAGTAAATCTTCCCTGTTTAATCACAACCCGAAAGATACCCTACAACCAGGCTAAGGCTACAGAAGGCCCTGGACTTAGGAACTGACTCAGGAAGTTGCAAAGTCAGAATGAAACTGCTTTGCCAGGGCTGACCTGAGACCTGCTTGAAGTCAGGGGAACCTCAAGGTTCACAGTCTGATGCTATTCCTTCCTGGAACAACTCGGGACTCACTGTGAGCTGGAGGGTGCTTCAGACCACCTGGATTTGATCTGAATTGTGACAACTGGGTCATAAAAAGCtgccttttaattaaaaaaagaaaaaaatcaaagtaaaaatacattcacatgataaaaaatttaaaaactacaaaaaggcctaaaatgaaaaataattggctccattcccttcccttctcttcactCTCATCCCCGCAAATAACTACCCCCAAATAGTTTCTCTGGTACCCCAAAGCCCCCAGAATACAGCCGGAACACTGCCCGGCCAACACCTGGATTTTAGCACAGTGATACCCATGTCCCCTACGTCTAGAACCGTTAAGATAACAAATGTGTGCTGTTTTAAACTACTAAGATTGTGGTCATTTGGGGGAGCAGCAATAGGAAGCTAATACAAGTTACTGgaaatgtatgtgtatttttactCACAAACATTATATCTATAAACTTATCCTAAGAAAATTAACTGAACAAAACACACTGTACATGTGAATGTTCACCAGAGCATTAGGCATGAAAAAAATGGCAAAGAGCATAAACGTTCAACAGGAAACCTTTAAATAGACTACAGTACATATAAGTAATAGAACAGTATGTAGCATTATAATTTATGTAGTCCTACATATACTGAATGATATCTTTATATTCAGAGTattgtcataaaaataaaagttattttagtcttaaaagtatttttatccattttctatATCATATGTCCCCATGATAGgccatataatttcatttatacatatatcagaATATAACGTAAAAGATTAggactcaaaaaataaaaaccccagGAAACTTTTTATACCACGAAAATTAACAGTAATTTctcaataaaatcaaataatcaaTCTGAGTTCAATTACCTGtctcaaaaaaattttagtttgTGCAAATAAGGATCCAAGTAATATCCATACGTTGGAGCTGGCTCATATGCCTCTTACATCCCCCTAACCTCTGATTCTTGCTCCCTTCTTTGCCTTTCTTCCCCTGTGCAGTTCACTTTATAGGAAACAAGTTTTTTATCACGTGATTTCCCAGTCTCAGCCCCTGTACCatgctccctctctccctgtaCTTTTGGTATACTGGTACTTAGATCTAAGTATTGCCTGAGATTCACATCTGACTGGGGACAAGAAAACTTGGTAGGTGGTACAGTCTTCTTCCATCAAGAGACTTGGGTGTCTCTGGAGAtacataatattaaaaagcagagacattcctttgccaacaaaggtgcatctagtcaaagctatgattttcccagtggtcctgtatggctgtgacagctggaccatagagaaagctgagcgccaaagaactgatgcttttgacctgtgctgttggagaagactcttgcgagtcccttggactgcaaggagatcaaaccagtccatcctaaaggagatcagtcctgggtgttcattggagggactgatgctgaggatgaagctccaatactctggccacctgatgtgaagaactgactcataagaaaagacactgatactgagaaagattgaaggcaggaagagaaggggatgacagaggacaagatggttggatggcatcaccgactcaatggacatgaatttgagcaaactccgggagttggtgatggacagggaagcctggcgtgctgcagtccatggggttgcaaagagtcggacacgactgagtgactgaactgaactgaacaagtaaaAAGTGTTATACCTTACTGACCTATTGAGAAACACAGGCTGCCCAACGGCAGAAATGTAATCATAGGAAGATATTTACACTCTGCTTCCATCCTCAGCTTACCTCACCCCGAAAGCCATAGGTAGAAATATGAGCTAAATCCTCAAAGGACTGCAGTTTACTTGTGGTGAACCTCTCACACACAATCTCAAGATCTTCTTTCTACAAGGTGCaaagaaacaagtaaataatTATGTTACTTGTTTTTCCCAGTCTTTCtgaatttcccttttcttgacTGACTCCAGGAAGTAAATGCTCTCGGGAGAAGAGTTCTAACTCAGCAGGAGCCTcctctctgggctccagaatTCCACGAGGCCCTGGCACTCCCTCCTCTTCACTCACCTGGGTCTCAGCCTGGGCTGCTGCTTCTGTCTCGGCTCCCCTGACAGCAGATAATCCACAATTCCATCCCTAGACCTCCGCTCTGTCTACACTCACTCTCTCGATGATCTCATGCAGGCTCACAGATTGTACAAAAATTATTACTGTATTAAGAAActcctttattaaaaatttacagATAAATTTAGTTGcagtaaaaataattaacaaaatttaCTGCTTTAACCCTCTCTAGGTATATGAAGTACACTCTCaatattgtgcaaccatcaccaacTTCCATGTCCAGAACTCTGAAATCTCCCCAAACGGaaactgtacccattaaacaaaagctctccatttccccctcctccaagcccctgggaaccaccattctactttctgattCTAAAGATTTAACTACACTAGGTATGCCATATAAGTGGAAACAAACAGAATatttccttttgtgactggctaaTTCCACTTAGCATCCTGTCTTTAGGGTTCATCCATGTACTAGCATTTGTCAAAAATTCACTCCTTTCTAAGgatgaataacattccattctatgtatttatcatatattgtttatccactcatctgttgccTACACCTTTGGAATATCATGAatatgttgctatgaacatgagtGTGCAAATCTCTCTAAGACCTTGCTTTCAACTCTTTTGGGTAtaaacccagaagtggaattgctggatcatatggcaattgtttaattttcttccacagtggctgcactatttgatactcccaccagcaatgtacaagAGCGCCAATGTCTCaacatccttgccaatatttcCTTTTTGAGACATCAAAGGTTTAATGGATGAGGGAGCTTACACATCTGAAGAAAGGTCCTGGAGTGACACCCACTGTATGAAGGAAGTGGGTGAAGCACATGGCAGGCAGGATATGGTGACAatctttttattaattaattataaaaaacatCCTAATTGATGTCAAGTGGGATCTCACtgaagtttttatttctatttccctaatgactaatcatgtcaagtgtctcttaatttgaGTCTCATGGCTTTTAATACCATTAAATGCAATACACCAAATTTTTATCTCCAGAGCAAACCTCTACTTTGCACTCCAAACATGTGGATCCATGGATCCAACAAACAGGCATCTTAAATTTAACACACGCCCAAATGAATTAGTGATCTTCCCAAATCTGCCTATCGTATAGTCTTCCCATCGGTAAATGGcagcttctttttctatttgcacAGGCCAAAACCTTGAAGGCATTCTTGACTCCTCTTACTCCCTACACCAGCAAATTCTGAGAGCTTTGTTCATCATCACCAACAAAGAATACCATTGCTTCTGTCCTGTCCTGCTACAGTCTATTTTCCACACTGCAGACAGAAGAGTTCTTATAAAACTTGCCAAACCATGTTATCTCTTGGCTCAAAATGTTCTAATCATGTCCCTCCTCAtccagagtaaaagccaaagatTGTACAATGGCCCACAAGTTCCTGCATGCTCAGCCTGCTTCCCCTTCAGATCTCATCTCCTGCTACTCTtccactccccccaccaccccgttCTAGACACCACAAGCTCCTTGCTAGTTGTTTAGCATGTCAGGAAAGCTCCCATTTTGTGGTTTTTGTGTGTATTGTTCTCTCTGCTCAGAACACTCAACCTTTAAACAGACTCATGACTCGATCCCTGACCTCCTTACTCTCCTGAACGCTGCCCGGCATGgaataggtattcaataaatatttattgttgaagTTCTCAAACAATCCCATCCGTAAAAGCCTGAAGTTTCCAGAACAGGGCAAAGTTCCACCACTTCCCACAGATGCAACACAAGAAGCGCACAAACATCCTGCTGCCCTGAGCTTATACTCACCCTGATTCCAGTGCCATTGTCTTGAATCTGAATCAACTTCAGGCCTCCCTCTTTAACAACCACTTGAATACTTGTGGATTTTGCATCTAAACTggcaaatcaaacaaaaaatagtAATTTATCAGTCTGCAATTATTCCAgtgcacatattttaaaatgaatcaagGCATAAGAACAAATTTCAGACAAATACAAGACTGatgaatgtgtttttcttttgtcttaaagGCTCTGAGACCACAATGTTATCAGCTTACATGTTGTGAGAGAGGGATGGAAAGAAGAGAGGGGCAGAGGGGGCAACCATCACTTCCAATAGGACATTCAGCAACATTTCTGCTCCTCTAGTTCTAAACTAATTCTACCATCTGTTACTCAAACTTTATTCAGCCCCAGGATCCTACATGACCCTTATAAAATGTCACTAAGGAAAAAATTCTGTAAGTTTTTCTCCACTAGCCtctttatgaaaatatatgttgggagaaagaaaaaaattgtgctGCAGAAAATTAAATACACCTTATTACCCCTTCAAAGAAAAGTCTATAAGCATAGAGCatctggagagagagaaaataaatcagcCTGGGGCTGCATGAGAAAGAGAACTTGCCTTCTCTTTAGGAAGATAATTATTTATTCAGAAATAAGATAATAAGTTACTTAAATATCAAAGACCTTTCTCAGGAGTCCCTGAATTGAAGTTGCATTTAGCCATCTTGACTTGTGTATTAAAAACAGCACAGCTAGACTCCATACAAAATTTCTTGGAGAACTGTAAGCCAGTGATCTAATATGTGTAGTGTTCCTGAACGGTACCTTAACACACTTAAATTGCTCTGTTAGTTAATTCTAAAATTGGAGAAACAAAAGCCAGCATTTGCCAACTATGTAAGTaaagtcaaaaggagagacaaTGCTCAGATTCCCTGCTTCTTCTGTCCACTTTCTAATTCTCTTCCTTTGTCCTGGTGGTTCTTTCTAACCCACTGTTCTTTCATTACCCCCAtggttgtttatattttcagaacAATCCCTTTACAAACCTTCCAACTGGAacatttgttttttccctttaacgTATGGATTGTATTAAcatcaatgcatttttttttttttttaatatttggctgcaccaggtcttattgcagcacacaggatctttagttgcagcatgtgggatctagttccctggccagggattgaaccccagtccccTACACTGGGAGGACAGAatcttagcaactggaccacctgggaagccctacatcaATCAAAGCATTTCAACACAAAGGAGCCGACACATTTAGGTATACTATGAGCCTCTGCCCTTTTTGAAGTTTAGTTTACATCTAACCTTATTTCCACGTTTTTAACCTCTTCCCTCCACAATGGTTGTGTGACAGTTCTAAACTTCAGAATCCCCGGAATACCCCCAAGAGATAAGGGATCTTCGAAGTGACTCCGCAAAAAGGGTAGGAAAATCCTAAGTGggtgatttgaaagaatagcattgaaacatgtatattatcacatgtgaaacagataacaccagtccaggttcgatgcatgagacagggtgctcagggctggtgcactgggatgacccagagggatgggatggggagggaggtgggaggggggttcaggatgaggaacacatgtacacccgtggctgattcatgtcaatgtatggcaaaaccaataaaatattgtaaagtaattagcctacaattaaattaatttaaaaaaattctaaatgaggACTAACCTGGCAATAATAGGAAAACCACAAATTAAACTCTAAGTTCACTGTTCTCTCCTAAAATCCCAACAATTAATTTTGAATATAACTCAAAGTGAATTGAACCGTTGAATGTAGATGGATGACTTCTGGAATAAGCAAGAAACTGATAACCCATGGTACCGtttgaaagaataaaggaatttaaattataaaacttttacaCATTCAAAAACTTGCACCTTCTGCATATACAGTTTAAAAGGGTTTCTTAGTTAATAGCATCATTAAAACAATGATGCTAAAATACTGGTTTACTGTCCTTGCTCCCCCAACAACCCTAAAGTCTCGCGAGACCGCTCCCGAAGACACGTGAGGGGAGCAGACAGTAGCCTGGGCCTCGGCCGCCGCGACCACACACACTTTGGTTCAGGGCAGGGAGGCGTGTCCGCGCCATCCATAGCGGCGGTCCGTTATGTAGTGGCCTTCGAGAAAGCCTTGACTCCCTTCGTACCAGTTCTCAATCATTTCCTTGATGGCATTAGCCGGCCGCTGGATAACTTCCCCTGCCGCGATGCGGTTCACCACTGTCTCGTCCAGCCGCCGGATAACCCCCGCTACAAGCGACATTTTGGCGCCAGACGATCCCGGGTCACGGCGTGAAGCTCACTGGAAGTACCTCCAGCCAATCTCCATACAGTTTCTTGCCCACGTCCTTCCCTCAATCCTGTTGACGAAATCCAGCCTAACCCTCGGGCGGTAGCGTCACTTCCGGACCAGGAAGCTACTGATTGGGCAGCTCTAATGCCCGTGAAGTCCGTGATTCCGGTTTCTTAGTCCCGCCCTAACACGGCTTCCGTTCGCCTCGCAGCTAGAAGGATGTGCGCCTGCGCGCTTGCAATCGCGGCCTGCTCTTTCTATTGGCTCCTGCCTGGGGCTAGGGAATACGAAATCTCCAGCCAATAGGAAAGGACGCACGGGTGCCCCAGGTTGGTGTCCGCCGCTGGGGTGATCTGGCGCAGAGCGGAGGAGGCGCTTGGGGCCCCTCTCCTGCTCTTTCCTCCCCTTTGCTTGCGGCCTCCCAGAGGTCGGCCCATCTCCTGTGGCCTCCGTGAAATGTGGATGACGCCCAAGAGGAGCAAAATGGAAATCGACGAGTCTCGGGCGTTCCGGGCCGAGTGGACCCAGCGGTACCTGGTGGTGGAGCCTCCGGAGGGCGAGGGCGCCCTGTGTCTGGTCTGTCGCCGCCTGGTCGCAGCTACGGGCGAACTCGACGTCAAGCAGCACTACGAGGCCGAGCACGAGTACTACGAGCGGTATGTAGCGGAGGACGAGCGCGCGGCGCTGGTGGAGCGTCTGCGTCGGGGCGACTTTCCGGAGGCCGCCCCGCTCACTCCGGAGCAGAGAATAGCTCGTGCAGGCCTGGGACTCGCCCGCCTCTTGGCCTTGAAGGGTTGCGGCTGGGGCGAGGGGGATTTTGTGCACCGGTGCATGGCGGTGATGCTGAGAGACGTGCTGCCCGATCACGTAGGCATTATGGATGGTATCGATTTATCTCCAGAGACCACGCGGCAGAGGGTCCTGGACATTCACCAGAATCTACGCAGTCAACTTTTTAACCGAGCCAAGGACTTTAAAGCCTATTCCCTTGCCTTGGACGACCAGGCTTTTGTGGCCTATGAGAACTACCTGCTGGTCTTTGTCCGCGGCGTCGGCCACGATTTGGAGGTGCACGAAGAGCTTCTGACCATAATCAACCTGACTCATCACTTCAGTGTTGGCGCTCTCATGGCGGCAATCCTTGAGGCCCTGCAGACGGCCGGGCTTAGCCTGCAGCGCATGGTTGGACTGACCACGACCCACACTCTGAGGATGATTGGTGAGAACTCAGGACTGGTGTCATACATGAGAGAAAAGGCTGTAAGCCCCAACTGTTGGAATGTGATCCACTATTCGGGATTTCTTCACTTGGAACTGTTGAGCTCCTACGATGTGGATGTTAATCAGATCATAAATGCCGTATCTGAATGGATAGTTTTGATTAAGACCAGAGGCGTGAGGCGGCCGGAATTTCAGGCTTTACTGACTGAATCTGAATCAGAGCACGGTGAAAGGGTTAACGGACGCTGTCTGAACAACTGGCTTCGGAAAGGGAAGACTTTGaaactaatattttctttaagaaaagagaTAGAAACATTCTTGGTCTCGATAGGAGCCACGACGGtccatttcacagacaaggaaTGGCTCTGTGACTTTGGCTTCCTGGTGGATATTATGGACCACCTTCGAGAAATCAGCGAACTATTGAGAGTGAGCAAAGTCTTCGCTGCCGCCGCCTTTGACCATATCTGTGCCTTTGAAGTGAAGCTGAATTTACTTCAGAGACAAGTcgaggaaaaaaatctgacacatTTTGCTTCCTTGAGCCAAGTGGTTGATGAGCTTAAAGAGAATCTTCAAGAAGACGAAAAAGTACTCGATTTTGAGAGGTATCGAGCGGTGATCTGTCGCCTACAGAAAGAGTTTGAGCGACATTTCAAGGACCTCAAGTTCATTAAGAAGGACTTAGAGCTTTTTGCTAATCCATTTAGCTTTAAACCTGAATATGCACCTATTTCAGTAAGGGTGGAACTCACAAAACTTCAGGCAAGTGCTAACCTTTGGGAGGAATACAGAACCAAAGATTTAGGGCAGTTCTATGCTGGACTGCCTGCAGAATCTTACCCGATTATCAAAGGGGTTGCCTGTAAGGTGGCATCCTTATTTGATAGCAGCAAAATCTGTGAAAAGGCTTTTTCATATTTGACTCGAAACCAACACACATTGAGCCAGCCTTTGACAGACGAACACCTCCACGCCCTGTTTCGGATCGCCACCACTGAAATAGAGCCTCGCTGGGATGATCTTGTGAGAGGAAGAAATGAATCCAATCCATAAACTCTTGTAGTACAACATTGAAACACTCAACAAGCATCCAGTTCTAAAAGCAAACACCTGTTTGACTTTCAAGTGTGCTAATTTGGATTGTGGGAAGGCACCATGTTCTTCATCAAAATTGATCACAATTGATatgctttagatttttttttttcatctcaagaGGCAGCATGGGACTGACACCTGCAGACacctttttttcctaaaactgaATTTCATGGCAAAGTCATTATCTTTTGCTTTTATGatataattgtttttaaagaagtttaGTACTAAAATGTGAGTTGAATCAGAAGTCTGTTTTTAAGGTGTCTTGAAGAAATTTTGCTCTTATTTTAAccaaaaatgtgttaaaattctGATGCGTATAGTCTGAAAGTATCAGCTTCTTAAATATATGTTTGAGCCAGTTTGCAGAAACTCACATAACAACTGCAGAAGCTTCTGCAAA includes the following:
- the EPM2AIP1 gene encoding EPM2A-interacting protein 1, translating into MWMTPKRSKMEIDESRAFRAEWTQRYLVVEPPEGEGALCLVCRRLVAATGELDVKQHYEAEHEYYERYVAEDERAALVERLRRGDFPEAAPLTPEQRIARAGLGLARLLALKGCGWGEGDFVHRCMAVMLRDVLPDHVGIMDGIDLSPETTRQRVLDIHQNLRSQLFNRAKDFKAYSLALDDQAFVAYENYLLVFVRGVGHDLEVHEELLTIINLTHHFSVGALMAAILEALQTAGLSLQRMVGLTTTHTLRMIGENSGLVSYMREKAVSPNCWNVIHYSGFLHLELLSSYDVDVNQIINAVSEWIVLIKTRGVRRPEFQALLTESESEHGERVNGRCLNNWLRKGKTLKLIFSLRKEIETFLVSIGATTVHFTDKEWLCDFGFLVDIMDHLREISELLRVSKVFAAAAFDHICAFEVKLNLLQRQVEEKNLTHFASLSQVVDELKENLQEDEKVLDFERYRAVICRLQKEFERHFKDLKFIKKDLELFANPFSFKPEYAPISVRVELTKLQASANLWEEYRTKDLGQFYAGLPAESYPIIKGVACKVASLFDSSKICEKAFSYLTRNQHTLSQPLTDEHLHALFRIATTEIEPRWDDLVRGRNESNP